The following coding sequences are from one Sardina pilchardus chromosome 16, fSarPil1.1, whole genome shotgun sequence window:
- the LOC134060272 gene encoding zinc finger MYND domain-containing protein 15-like, protein MELVSGYRDRLIAFSETMAQWYRSFQTCPKTHCEKGCLSDTWGYGPPRYPIDEASPLWILHLLDCTTPPPAVHSRLRQSEIDPADLARSEGDSVLMVTDASGLPLGFDVLSRGWAGSLGGGEAAGGDGRGAVGTTQRMVGLLRRCMEAPMSGGLPRRPQTLRVNDRKLHRLLSRSERAYTALRVVLCPQALGDWGPTTLEPESGESGEPARQEFSMRWPSARYCHVCKKHSFPSQLKPW, encoded by the exons ATGGAACTCGTATCTGGTTACCGAGACCGGCTCATAGCTTTTTCCGAGACCATGGCGCAGTGGTACCGCTCCTTCCAGACCTGCCCCAAGACGCACTGCGAGAAGGGGTGTCTGAGTGACACTTGGGGATATGGTCCTCCTCGTTACCCCATCGACGAAGCCTCTCCTCTTTGGATCCTGCACCTGTTGGACTGCACTACACCGCCCCCTGCTGTTCACAGTCGTCTTAGACAGTCTGAAATAGACCCCGCCGACTTGG CACGCTCCGAGGGTGACAGTGTTTTGATGGTGACCGACGCCTCTGGGCTGCCGCTGGGGTTTGATGTCCTGTCACGCGGCTGGGCGGGGTCTCTGGGAGGAGGCGAGGCGGCGGGCGGCGACGGCAGAGGAGCCGTGGGAACCACGCAAAGGATGGTGGGATTGCTCCGCCGCTGCATGGAGGCTCCGATGAGTGGCGGGTTGCCACGCCGACCCCAGACCCTTAGAGTGAACGACAGGAAACTTCACAG gCTGCTCAGCAGGAGTGAGCGGGCCTACACCGCCCTGCGCGTGGTGCTGTGTCCCCAGGCCCTGGGAGACTGGGGCCCCACCACGCTGGAGCCCGAGAGCGGCGAGAGCGGCGAGCCCGCGCGGCAGGAGTTCAGTATGCGCTGGCCCTCGGCCCGCTACTGCCACGTGTGTAAGAAACATTCCTTCCCCAGCCAGCTGAAACCATGGTAA
- the LOC134060227 gene encoding zinc finger MYND domain-containing protein 15-like, with protein sequence MSFELCFIGERLPPESDEQQYILQKKEGLVTLVSPSFSSEDKIDKKSVRVKVYRRVYHMLQGSKPDLVIGFRPAIPLHDLWVSTLPRLQSLKVPAYFCELSEPSCEGSLPVMSSATGGALSPAHLNPFHCPLRICGGDNLLPWYSNAFIFHLVYKPAVSCPLRPSLANPQPMGPVEQQQAANQRAGARQSPPPMQPKLTRKERKQAARNMPRKRK encoded by the exons ATGAGCTTTGAGCTGTGCTTCATAGGAGAGAGATTGCCCCCAGAGAGCGACGAACAGCAGTACATCCTGCAGAAGAAA GAAGGCCTAGTGACACTGGTCAGTCCCAGCTTTTCATCAGAAGATAAGATTGACAAGAAGAGCGTCCGGGTCAAAGTTTACAGACGGGTTTATCACATGCTCCAGGGTTCCAAACCCGACCTGGTGATAG gatTCAGACCAGCCATTCCATTGCATGACTTGTGGGTCAGCACTCTCCCGAGGTTACag TCTCTCAAGGTGCCTGCATATTTCTGTGAGTTGAGCGAGCCCAGCTGCGAGGGCAGCCTGCCGGTGATGAGTTCCGCCACAGGGGGCGCCCTTTCCCCTGCCCATCTCAACCCCTTCCACTGCCCCCTACGCATCTGCGGTGGAGATAACCTGCTGCCCTG GTACTCCAATGCATTCATCTTTCACCTCGTGTACAAACCTGCTGTATCCTGCCCGCTACGGCCCTCTCTGGCCAATCCCCAGCCAATGGGGCCTGTCGAGCAGCAGCAAGCGGCCAATCAGAGGGCAGGTGCCAGGCAGAGCCCGCCCCCTATGCAGCCCAAGTTGACCCGAAAAGAGAGGAAGCAGGCAGCCCGGAACATGCCTCGCAAACGCAAATGA
- the paqr9 gene encoding membrane progestin receptor epsilon, whose translation MWSVPLLRHTDVPPRVTENFILTGYRFPNYSLRQCLASAFRPTNETGNFWTHFLPIFVFAFHFREVFGWEGAPAPSDPFFYPLWNYLLGVCLLLLASSLAHLLNSMSLIVREVCFFVDYGTISAYTVGSSLAYYYYIHPRAGLPPLVGGGGATNASGSSGEADMGSPPASPSWLPEFQVFFDSYYIPSSCLVAIVCVLACCNTRQRWRTYRYAIRTLVFLLPFCVSSTPIFYRLLSPSPYPSASSSSAAAATTAHYFYRHCAWLVVSALFNISKVPERLCPGAFDIWGHSHQWFHCCTFLSILDELHMIKAEVRALFLHPTLVLPPAVPTRLPGPELLTTYGVMVLLQVCIASIIAWFSWGAYHIYAPQQKQLKQLKQH comes from the coding sequence ATGTGGTCCGTACCGTTACTGCGTCACACGGACGTGCCGCCGCGCGTCACCGAGAACTTCATCCTGACCGGCTACCGCTTCCCCAACTACAGCCTGCGCCAGTGCCTGGCCTCGGCCTTCCGGCCCACCAACGAGACCGGCAACTTCTGGACGCACTTCCTGCCCATCTTCGTCTTCGCCTTCCACTTCCGGGAGGTGTTCGGCTGGGAGGGCGCGCCGGCCCCCTCCGACCCCTTCTTCTACCCGCTGTGGAACTACCTGCTGGGCGTCTGCCTCCTGCTCCTGGCCAGCAGCCTGGCGCACCTGCTCAACTCCATGTCGCTGATCGTGCGCGAGGTCTGCTTCTTCGTGGACTACGGCACCATCAGCGCCTACACGGTGGGCTCCTCGCTGGCGTACTACTACTACATCCACCCGCGGGCCGGGCTCCCGCCCCtcgtcggaggaggaggagcgacaAACGCGTCGGGGTCGAGCGGTGAGGCCGATATGGGGTCTCCTCCGGCGTCGCCGTCTTGGCTGCCGGAGTTCCAGGTGTTCTTCGACTCGTACTACATCCCCAGCTCGTGCCTGGTGGCCATCGTCTGCGTGCTGGCGTGCTGCAACACGCGCCAGCGCTGGCGCACCTACCGCTACGCCATCCGCACCCTGGTCTTCCTGCTGCCCTTCTGCGTGTCGTCCACGCCCATCTTCTACCGGCTGCTCAGCCCGAGCCCGTACCCGTCGGCCTCCTCGTCctcggccgccgccgccaccaccgcccaCTATTTCTACCGCCACTGCGCCTGGCTGGTGGTGTCGGCGCTCTTCAACATCAGCAAGGTGCCCGAGCGGCTGTGCCCGGGCGCCTTCGACATCTGGGGCCACAGCCACCAGTGGTTCCACTGCTGCACCTTCCTCTCCATCCTGGACGAGCTGCACATGATCAAGGCCGAGGTGCGGGCGCTCTTCCTCCACCCGACGCTGGTGCTGCCGCCCGCCGTGCCCACCAGGCTGCCCGGCCCCGAGCTCCTCACCACCTACGGGGtgatggtgctgctgcaggtCTGCATCGCCTCCATCATCGCCTGGTTCAGCTGGGGCGCCTACCACATCTACGCCCCGCAGCAGAAGCAGCTAAAGCAGCTGAAGCAGCACTGA